The Natribaculum luteum genome contains the following window.
CTCGCGGCGAACGGACTGCCGTTTCGGACGGCCCACGAAGTGGTCGCCATCGCCGCAGAACGGGGCGCGGACTACGACGCCATCGCGGCCGCCGCCGAGGAAGTGCTCGGCGAGAGCCTCGAGACCTACGTCGATCCCGACGCCGTGGCGGCGGCGCTCGATCCGACCGAGAGCGTGGCGAGTCGCGACTCGCAGGGCGGTCCCGCTCCCGTGGCCGTCGAGACACAGCTCGAGGCGGCCCGCGACGCGCTCGCGGCCGACGAGGAGTCGCTCGAGGCGCTCGAGGCGTCACTCGAGACGGCCCACGAGACGCTCCGCGCGGAGGTGAACGGGTATGTCTGAGACCCCTGTTCTGGCTCCGTTCGAGGGGAAGCGCCGGACGCGACTGCGAGCACCCTCGCGAGTCTTCCCGCCGCCCTCGCGAGGGGACGAGTTACCTACTATATGATATACCGAACGAAAAAGCTCGTAAAAACGGCCTGAAACGCGCTTAGAGGCGGGTATCTTTTCTGTAAACTTCTCGGCAAGTCCGAAGGGTTTAAGGTAGACGATCACGGACGTTGGAGTACAATGACCGAATGTCCCGAGTGTGGGGCGGACGTGGCCCTGCACGACGACCTGGAAGTCGGAGAGATCGTCGATTGTACCACCTGCGGAGCAGAGCTGGAAGTCGTCGACGTCGAGCCGCCAGTCCTCGAGCGAGCGCCGGAGCTCGAAGAGGACTGGGGTGAGTGACCTTGCAGACGGTCGAAACGACGTCGCTCCCCGATCACCCTCGCCATAGGAGGTGGCTCACGTGAACGTCGGCGTACTCTACTCCCGGATCCGCAAAGACGAGAAACTCCTCCTCGAGGAGCTTCGCGAGCGCGGCCACGACGTCGAGAAGATCGACGTCCGGAAGGTGACGTTCGACCTGTCCGAGCCGCCGGCGGCCTTCGAGGACCTCGACGTGGCGGTCGATCGCTGTCTCGCGACGAGCCGCAGCCTGTACGCCACGCAGTTTTGTGAGGCCTACGGCGTGCCCGTCGTCAACAGCCACGAGACGGCCGAGATCTGTGCGGACAAGGTGAAAAACAGTCTCGCACTCGAGACCGCGGGCGTGCCCACGCCCGAGACGAAAGTGGCGTTCACGAAGGAGTCGGCGATGGAGGCGATCGAATCCTTTGGCTACCCCTGCGTGCTCAAACCCGTCGTGGGATCGTGGGGACGCCTGATGGCCAAGATCGACTCCCGCGACGCCGCCGAGGCGATCCTGGAGCACAAGGCGACGCTCGGCCACTACGAGCACAAGGTGTTCTACGTCCAGGAGTTCGTCGAGAAGCCCGGCCGCGACATCCGTGTGCTCGCCGTCGACGGCGAGCCGATCGCGGCGATGGCCCGCTCGTCGGACCACTGGCTCACGAACGCGGCGAAAGGTGCCGAGACCGAGCCGCTCGAACTCGACGACGAGGCCGAAGCACTCGTCGCGAAGGCGAGCGACGCCGTCGGCGGCGGCTTACTCGGCGTCGACCTCATGGAAACCGGCGACAGTTATACGGTCCACGAGGTCAACCACACCGTCGAGTTCAAGGCGCTCAACGACGCCGTCGACGTCGACGTCCCCGGAACCGTCGTCGACTGGCTCGAGGCGAAGGCGGCGGCCGAAGACGAACTCGAGGTGACCGCCTGATGGCGGTCGACACGGAGCACGAAACGGACGACGCCGCGGAGACCGTCACCGCGTCGGTCGTCGGCGCGAGCGGCTTCACCGGCGGCGAACTGCTTCGGCTGCTGGCCGGCCACCCCAACTTCGAGCTTGCCGAGGCGACGAGTCGCTCCTACGCCGGCAAGAGCGTCGGCTCGAAGCACCCGCCGCTTCGCGGGACCGACCTGCGATTTACGGAACCCGACGACCTCGAGTCCGTCGACGTCCTCTTCGCCGCGACGCCACACGGCGTCTCGATGGGGCAGATCGACGAGTTCTTCGACGTCGCCGACACCGTCGTCGACCTCTCGGCCGACTTTCGGCTCGACACCGAAGAACAGTACGACGAGTGGTACGACGGCCACGACGCGCCGGAGTACCTCGAGCGCGCGGAGTACGCTCTCCCCGAGATCAACCGGGAGAACCTCCCCGGTGCCGAGTTGATCGCCGGCGGCGGCTGTAACGCCACCGCGACGATCCTCGGGCTGTACCCGCTGGTCGAGGCCGGCATCGTCGACGGCGACCAGCAGATCGTCGTCGACGTGAAAGTCGGCTCCTCGGAGGGAGGCGCGGGCGGCGGCGAGGCCTCGAGCCACCCCGAGCGGTCGGGTGTCGTCCGGCCGTACGCGCCGACTGGCCACCGCCACGAGGCCGAGATCGAGCAGTTCCTCGACACTTCGGTCGCGTTCACGTGCCACGCAGTCGACATGGTCCGTGGCGCGAGCGCGACCAGCCATGTCTTCCCCTCGGGGCCGGTCTCGAAGGGCGACCTCTGGAAAGCGTACAGGGGAGCGTACGAGGACGAACCGTTCGTCCGCATGGCCGCCGGCGGCTCGGGCGTCTATCGCTACCCCGAGCCCAAGGCCGTCGCGGGCACGAACTACGCCGAGGTCGGCTTCGAACTCGACCCCTCGAACAAGCGCGTCGTGGTCTTCTCGGCCATCGACAACATGATGAAGGGATCGGCCGGGCAGGCGGTCCACGCCGCCAACGTCGCGCTCGGCTTCGAGGAGACGGCTGGACTCGACTTTGCGGGGCTGCACCCCGTGGGAGCACCCTGAAACGATGACAACCGTTGTCAAAATAGGTGGTGCGCGCGCGGTCGACCCCGCGGGTGCGCTTTCCGACGTCGCACAACTCGTCGAAGACGACGAGGACGTCGTCCTCACACACGGCGGCTCGACCGCCGTCGACGAGACTCTGGAAGAACTCGGCGAGGAACCGACCTACGTCGAGACGCCCGGCGGCGTCGTCGGGCGTTTCACCGACGAGCGCACGATGGACGTCTTCAAGATGGTCATGCCGGGTAAACTCAACACGGACCTGGTCGAAAGCCTCCAGAACGAGGGCGTAAACGCCGTCGGCCTCACCGGCACGGACGGCAAGC
Protein-coding sequences here:
- the lysW gene encoding lysine biosynthesis protein LysW, whose translation is MTECPECGADVALHDDLEVGEIVDCTTCGAELEVVDVEPPVLERAPELEEDWGE
- the lysX gene encoding lysine biosynthesis protein LysX, encoding MNVGVLYSRIRKDEKLLLEELRERGHDVEKIDVRKVTFDLSEPPAAFEDLDVAVDRCLATSRSLYATQFCEAYGVPVVNSHETAEICADKVKNSLALETAGVPTPETKVAFTKESAMEAIESFGYPCVLKPVVGSWGRLMAKIDSRDAAEAILEHKATLGHYEHKVFYVQEFVEKPGRDIRVLAVDGEPIAAMARSSDHWLTNAAKGAETEPLELDDEAEALVAKASDAVGGGLLGVDLMETGDSYTVHEVNHTVEFKALNDAVDVDVPGTVVDWLEAKAAAEDELEVTA
- the argC gene encoding N-acetyl-gamma-glutamyl-phosphate reductase; amino-acid sequence: MAVDTEHETDDAAETVTASVVGASGFTGGELLRLLAGHPNFELAEATSRSYAGKSVGSKHPPLRGTDLRFTEPDDLESVDVLFAATPHGVSMGQIDEFFDVADTVVDLSADFRLDTEEQYDEWYDGHDAPEYLERAEYALPEINRENLPGAELIAGGGCNATATILGLYPLVEAGIVDGDQQIVVDVKVGSSEGGAGGGEASSHPERSGVVRPYAPTGHRHEAEIEQFLDTSVAFTCHAVDMVRGASATSHVFPSGPVSKGDLWKAYRGAYEDEPFVRMAAGGSGVYRYPEPKAVAGTNYAEVGFELDPSNKRVVVFSAIDNMMKGSAGQAVHAANVALGFEETAGLDFAGLHPVGAP